The following proteins come from a genomic window of Amphiura filiformis chromosome 16, Afil_fr2py, whole genome shotgun sequence:
- the LOC140135701 gene encoding uncharacterized protein isoform X2: MVMSNSASISVSASASCANKLIVSAEKAKEEAENFLQTIKEERAKTYKNSPDDLQIVREKSADKAAIMDTTTNKQTASPDLVKVKGLEGSKNEDAHEAKENVTKQLDTEIEQNPMKKLHKMSSELGYQIAPVVGYQATSPVIPVAGIHYMFTPSHIEQSAVATLRSSQFFGCMVCEKRSNTLYDAITHLRGHTGDKPFHCCFCNYVTAHELAIKNHFQLKHASHELPNDKDNEEQTSDKYDETINPPPAGPPAPPSHSSESDDVPPTNSANEDTTEKDPLQPEWPAFFANRRYIDFDFCISEKESKAVATFLKSGSYRCEVCNIKLSNRFGVTSHIRKHFNDKPYVCIHCKCTFDSANACVTHLDQYHKLGKLPPMYDPAVHVLAGVPSSPPSSVGKTETFSSETHQVSGIAEEKMQLEPQWPIHFAAKRDIDFTFTMSVFEKAALRKFFHAGVYLCDTCSFKCATRIDVTAHVRRHNKEKPYQCLHCSAGFDSAMPMMAHCDMHQKEDSSQTEVEENTSTPQQSPMPEATINESSDQDEDKKSAVMNSLGLYGMDSIKQEVKNTEVYQFPVRGKDYTVKESVYLLKLRAHLSTLSKFACEFCHTESPTVDEAIDHMALTHALPGGFRREFHCVMCTEKFSDEKFMRNHIVVHHTRSANMAEKLVISKSTTRQTGEEYLCLVCGKVTKTEWDSELHKRQCPGAQNEFFCTMCSFKSPSLGAMSTHCHMKHTTHLQLERDPFTGNYICTFCSLVWPQADEDAKAHSCKMNGIGTWYVCKDCNFTSVEKSVVLLHKLFYHSDRAEEFVLPGQLVNIAASKTETGSQKYEIGTADPSSDTTNQVASPVEMQASPTSSMASPAGVQVSPSTQMVSPHAQEYQHQAVLSQMAYVKAAKNFVEHSQANIKPPKAPAKPITAYIRYSKDKYKEVKSKYPDLGVGSIGRIIGAQWHALTAEEKSKYTEEYMKDKERYQQEMMKYHESAEYKAYAKARASAKQLEKDRQKLKNMAPTTSAEYPLRVPQPAWLGFQGYNNPSLPTNQTSSSSGMQSPALSVLPHPLTKNLLSSPPTPPSQTSDQDVMLISPGHPSTDIPDRIMEKSYRCNKCGCRFKLQSEHKYHMTHYHSTQTDMKWEEQLQQMASPQSRESFQDQRRQMIAAQSYPAPSYSTNNMMAQPPSSFSQQPMPVPTGIFTSQFYEEQLASSADSAETDDNDVLEDMTSTTGSTMDERLDSATPITSSTSLQMPVIANVISLSE; the protein is encoded by the exons ATGGTGATGTCGAATTCTGCATCTATATCTGTATCTGCATCTGCATCTTGTGCAAATAAGCTGATTGTCAGTGCAGAAAAGGCAAaagaagaagcagagaattttctGCAGACTATCAAAGAAGAACGTGCCAAAACGTACAAAAACAGTCCAGACGATTTACAGATTGTAAGAGAGAAAAGTGCTGATAAAGCAGCCATTATGGATACAACTACAAATAAGCAGACTGCTTCACCAGATCTTGTTAAAGTCAAAGGATTAGAAGGATCGAAAAATGAAGATGCCCACGAAGCCAAAGAGAATGTGACAAAGCAACTAGATACTGAGATTGAACAGAATCCTATGAAGAAGCTACACAAGATGTCTTCAGAGCTTGGTTACCAGATAGCACCTGTAGTTGGGTACCAGGCAACAAGTCCAGTCATCCCAGTTGCAGGCATTCATTATATGTTCACCCCAAGTCATATAGAACAATCCGCGGTCGCGACGCTACGCTCGTCACAATTCTTTGGCTGTATGGTTTGTGAGAAGAGGTCAAATACTTTATACGATGCCATTACTCATTTGAGAGGCCATACAGGTGATAAGCCGTTTCATTGCTGTTTTTGTAATTATGTCACGGCACACGAGCTGGCAATAAAAAACCATTTTCAGTTAAAGCATGCAAGTCATGAATTGCCAAATGACAAGGACAATGAAGAGCAAACTAGTGATAAATATGATGAAACTATTAATCCTCCTCCAGCCGGGCCTCCAGCTCCCCCATCTCACTCATCTGAAAGTGACGATGTACCACCTACCAATAGTGCAAATGAAGACACAACCGAGAAGGATCCCTTGCAGCCAGAATGGCCCGCATTCTTTGCCAATCGACGATATATCGACTTTGATTTCTGTATTAGTGAAAAGGAGAGCAAGGCAGTTGCCACGTTTCTGAAATCGGGCTCTTATAGATGTGAAGTGTGCAACATTAAGCTTAGTAATCGTTTTGGGGTTACCAGCCATATTCGCAAGCACTTTAATGACAAGCCGTACGTGTGCATTCATTGTAAATGCACGTTTGATTCTGCCAACGCATGCGTTACGCATCTTGATCAGTATCATAAACTGGGAAAACTGCCACCTATGTATGATCCTGCTGTGCATGTTCTTGCTGGTGTACCATCCTCTCCACCTTCTTCCGTTGGTAAGACCGAAACATTCAGCTCGGAGACACACCAAGTCAGTGGAATTGCTGAAGAAAAGATGCAGTTGGAGCCGCAATGGCCTATCCATTTTGCCGCAAAAAGAGATATCGATTTCACATTTACTATGAGTGTATTTGAAAAAGCAGCTCTGAGAAAATTCTTCCACGCAGGTGTGTATTTATGCGACACGTGTAGTTTCAAGTGCGCAACCAGGATCGATGTCACGGCTCACGTAAGACGTCACAATAAGGAAAAACCGTATCAATGTTTGCATTGTTCCGCTGGATTTGATTCAGCAATGCCTATGATGGCTCATTGCGATATGCATCAGAAGGAAGATAGCAGTCAAACAGAAGTAGAAGAGAACACATCCACTCCCCAGCAATCTCCAATGCCAGAAGCGACCATCAACGAAAGCTCAGATCAAGATGAAGACAAAAAGTCAGCAGTTATGAACAGCTTAGGCTTATACGGTATGGACTCCATAAAGCAGGAAGTTAAGAACACGGAAGTTTACCAGTTTCCGGTGAGAGGCAAAGATTATACTGTCAAAGAATCCGTATATCTGTTGAAGCTACGAGCTCATCTTAGCACGCTTTCCAAGTTCGCTTGCGAATTTTGTCATACAGAGTCCCCAACTGTAGATGAAGCTATAGACCATATGGCGCTAACACATGCTCTTCCGGGAGGATTCCGACGCGAGTTCCACTGCGTCATGTGCACAGAGAAATTCAGTGATGAGAAATTCATGCGAAATCACATAGTCGTCCATCATACGAGAAGCGCCAACATGGCTGAAAAACTTGTGATATCAAAGAGTACGACACGTCAAACCGGAGAGGAGTACCTGTGCCTTGTATGTGGTAAAGTTACTAAAACTGAATGGGATAGTGAGCTTCATAAAAGACAGTGCCCTGGAGCTCAGAATGAATTTTTCTGCACAATGTGTTCGTTTAAAAGTCCCTCTCTTGGAGCGATGTCCACACACTGCCACATGAAACATACTACTCATCTGCAGCTGGAAAGAGACCCTTTCACAGGAAACTATATATGTACATTTTGTAGCCTAGTATGGCCACAAGCTGACGAAGATGCAAAAGCGCATTCTTGCAAGATGAACGGTATCGGAACGTGGTACGTATGCAAAGACTGCAATTTTACAAGCGTGGAAAAATCAGTTGTGCTGTTGCATAAGTTGTTCTATCACAGCGATCGAGCCGAGGAATTTGTTTTACCGGGACAGTTGGTGAACATAGCCGCATCAAAAACAGAGACAGGAAGCCAGAAATATGAGATTGGCACTGCAGATCCTAGCAGTGACACCACCAACCAGGTGGCTTCTCCCGTTGAAATGCAAGCTTCACCAACGAGCAGTATGGCATCTCCTGCAGGCGTTCAAGTGTCTCCGTCAACTCAGATGGTCTCCCCACATGCCCAGGAGTACCAACATCAGGCAGTGCTGAGTCAGATGGCTTATGTGAAAGCGGCTAAGAATTTTGTTGAACATTCACAG GCAAATATCAAACCACCCAAGGCACCTGCTAAACCAATCACAGCCTATATACGCTACAGCAAAGACAAGTACAAAGAAGTGAAATCCAAGTACCCAGATCTAGGGGTGGGCAGTATTGGCAGAATTATTGGTGCTCAGTGGCATGCCTTGACAGCAGAGGAGAAATCCAAGTATACCGAGGAGTATATGAAAGACAAG GAAAGATACCAGCAAGAAATGATGAAATATCATGAATCTGCGGAATATAAGGCTTATGCGAAAGCAAGAGCTTCTG CAAAGCAGCTTGAAAAGGACAGGCAAAAATTGAAGAATATGGCGCCCACTACCTCCGCAGAGTACCCACTGAGAGTACCTCAACCTGCTTGGCTTGGTTTCCAGGGTTACAACAATCCTTCCTTGCCTACTAATcaaacttcttcttcttctgggaTGCAAAGCC CAGCTTTGAGTGTATTGCCACACCCACTGACCAAGAATTTATTATCGTCACCGCCTACACCACCCTCACAGACTAGTGACCAAGATGTGATGCTTATTAGTCCAGGACACCCATCAACAG ATATACCAGACAGAATAATGGAAAAATCCTATAGATGTAACA AGTGTGGTTGTAGGTTCAAGCTCCAGTCGGAACATAAGTATCATATGACCCACTATCATTCAACGCAAACGGATATG
- the LOC140135701 gene encoding uncharacterized protein isoform X3 — MVMSNSASISVSASASCANKLIVSAEKAKEEAENFLQTIKEERAKTYKNSPDDLQIVREKSADKAAIMDTTTNKQTASPDLVKVKGLEGSKNEDAHEAKENVTKQLDTEIEQNPMKKLHKMSSELGYQIAPVVGYQATSPVIPVAGIHYMFTPSHIEQSAVATLRSSQFFGCMVCEKRSNTLYDAITHLRGHTGDKPFHCCFCNYVTAHELAIKNHFQLKHASHELPNDKDNEEQTSDKYDETINPPPAGPPAPPSHSSESDDVPPTNSANEDTTEKDPLQPEWPAFFANRRYIDFDFCISEKESKAVATFLKSGSYRCEVCNIKLSNRFGVTSHIRKHFNDKPYVCIHCKCTFDSANACVTHLDQYHKLGKLPPMYDPAVHVLAGVPSSPPSSVGKTETFSSETHQVSGIAEEKMQLEPQWPIHFAAKRDIDFTFTMSVFEKAALRKFFHAGVYLCDTCSFKCATRIDVTAHVRRHNKEKPYQCLHCSAGFDSAMPMMAHCDMHQKEDSSQTEVEENTSTPQQSPMPEATINESSDQDEDKKSAVMNSLGLYGMDSIKQEVKNTEVYQFPVRGKDYTVKESVYLLKLRAHLSTLSKFACEFCHTESPTVDEAIDHMALTHALPGGFRREFHCVMCTEKFSDEKFMRNHIVVHHTRSANMAEKLVISKSTTRQTGEEYLCLVCGKVTKTEWDSELHKRQCPGAQNEFFCTMCSFKSPSLGAMSTHCHMKHTTHLQLERDPFTGNYICTFCSLVWPQADEDAKAHSCKMNGIGTWYVCKDCNFTSVEKSVVLLHKLFYHSDRAEEFVLPGQLVNIAASKTETGSQKYEIGTADPSSDTTNQVASPVEMQASPTSSMASPAGVQVSPSTQMVSPHAQEYQHQAVLSQMAYVKAAKNFVEHSQANIKPPKAPAKPITAYIRYSKDKYKEVKSKYPDLGVGSIGRIIGAQWHALTAEEKSKYTEEYMKDKERYQQEMMKYHESAEYKAYAKARASVAKQLEKDRQKLKNMAPTTSAEYPLRVPQPAWLGFQGYNNPSLPTNQTSSSSGMQSPLSVLPHPLTKNLLSSPPTPPSQTSDQDVMLISPGHPSTDIPDRIMEKSYRCNKCGCRFKLQSEHKYHMTHYHSTQTDMKWEEQLQQMASPQSRESFQDQRRQMIAAQSYPAPSYSTNNMMAQPPSSFSQQPMPVPTGIFTSQFYEEQLASSADSAETDDNDVLEDMTSTTGSTMDERLDSATPITSSTSLQMPVIANVISLSE, encoded by the exons ATGGTGATGTCGAATTCTGCATCTATATCTGTATCTGCATCTGCATCTTGTGCAAATAAGCTGATTGTCAGTGCAGAAAAGGCAAaagaagaagcagagaattttctGCAGACTATCAAAGAAGAACGTGCCAAAACGTACAAAAACAGTCCAGACGATTTACAGATTGTAAGAGAGAAAAGTGCTGATAAAGCAGCCATTATGGATACAACTACAAATAAGCAGACTGCTTCACCAGATCTTGTTAAAGTCAAAGGATTAGAAGGATCGAAAAATGAAGATGCCCACGAAGCCAAAGAGAATGTGACAAAGCAACTAGATACTGAGATTGAACAGAATCCTATGAAGAAGCTACACAAGATGTCTTCAGAGCTTGGTTACCAGATAGCACCTGTAGTTGGGTACCAGGCAACAAGTCCAGTCATCCCAGTTGCAGGCATTCATTATATGTTCACCCCAAGTCATATAGAACAATCCGCGGTCGCGACGCTACGCTCGTCACAATTCTTTGGCTGTATGGTTTGTGAGAAGAGGTCAAATACTTTATACGATGCCATTACTCATTTGAGAGGCCATACAGGTGATAAGCCGTTTCATTGCTGTTTTTGTAATTATGTCACGGCACACGAGCTGGCAATAAAAAACCATTTTCAGTTAAAGCATGCAAGTCATGAATTGCCAAATGACAAGGACAATGAAGAGCAAACTAGTGATAAATATGATGAAACTATTAATCCTCCTCCAGCCGGGCCTCCAGCTCCCCCATCTCACTCATCTGAAAGTGACGATGTACCACCTACCAATAGTGCAAATGAAGACACAACCGAGAAGGATCCCTTGCAGCCAGAATGGCCCGCATTCTTTGCCAATCGACGATATATCGACTTTGATTTCTGTATTAGTGAAAAGGAGAGCAAGGCAGTTGCCACGTTTCTGAAATCGGGCTCTTATAGATGTGAAGTGTGCAACATTAAGCTTAGTAATCGTTTTGGGGTTACCAGCCATATTCGCAAGCACTTTAATGACAAGCCGTACGTGTGCATTCATTGTAAATGCACGTTTGATTCTGCCAACGCATGCGTTACGCATCTTGATCAGTATCATAAACTGGGAAAACTGCCACCTATGTATGATCCTGCTGTGCATGTTCTTGCTGGTGTACCATCCTCTCCACCTTCTTCCGTTGGTAAGACCGAAACATTCAGCTCGGAGACACACCAAGTCAGTGGAATTGCTGAAGAAAAGATGCAGTTGGAGCCGCAATGGCCTATCCATTTTGCCGCAAAAAGAGATATCGATTTCACATTTACTATGAGTGTATTTGAAAAAGCAGCTCTGAGAAAATTCTTCCACGCAGGTGTGTATTTATGCGACACGTGTAGTTTCAAGTGCGCAACCAGGATCGATGTCACGGCTCACGTAAGACGTCACAATAAGGAAAAACCGTATCAATGTTTGCATTGTTCCGCTGGATTTGATTCAGCAATGCCTATGATGGCTCATTGCGATATGCATCAGAAGGAAGATAGCAGTCAAACAGAAGTAGAAGAGAACACATCCACTCCCCAGCAATCTCCAATGCCAGAAGCGACCATCAACGAAAGCTCAGATCAAGATGAAGACAAAAAGTCAGCAGTTATGAACAGCTTAGGCTTATACGGTATGGACTCCATAAAGCAGGAAGTTAAGAACACGGAAGTTTACCAGTTTCCGGTGAGAGGCAAAGATTATACTGTCAAAGAATCCGTATATCTGTTGAAGCTACGAGCTCATCTTAGCACGCTTTCCAAGTTCGCTTGCGAATTTTGTCATACAGAGTCCCCAACTGTAGATGAAGCTATAGACCATATGGCGCTAACACATGCTCTTCCGGGAGGATTCCGACGCGAGTTCCACTGCGTCATGTGCACAGAGAAATTCAGTGATGAGAAATTCATGCGAAATCACATAGTCGTCCATCATACGAGAAGCGCCAACATGGCTGAAAAACTTGTGATATCAAAGAGTACGACACGTCAAACCGGAGAGGAGTACCTGTGCCTTGTATGTGGTAAAGTTACTAAAACTGAATGGGATAGTGAGCTTCATAAAAGACAGTGCCCTGGAGCTCAGAATGAATTTTTCTGCACAATGTGTTCGTTTAAAAGTCCCTCTCTTGGAGCGATGTCCACACACTGCCACATGAAACATACTACTCATCTGCAGCTGGAAAGAGACCCTTTCACAGGAAACTATATATGTACATTTTGTAGCCTAGTATGGCCACAAGCTGACGAAGATGCAAAAGCGCATTCTTGCAAGATGAACGGTATCGGAACGTGGTACGTATGCAAAGACTGCAATTTTACAAGCGTGGAAAAATCAGTTGTGCTGTTGCATAAGTTGTTCTATCACAGCGATCGAGCCGAGGAATTTGTTTTACCGGGACAGTTGGTGAACATAGCCGCATCAAAAACAGAGACAGGAAGCCAGAAATATGAGATTGGCACTGCAGATCCTAGCAGTGACACCACCAACCAGGTGGCTTCTCCCGTTGAAATGCAAGCTTCACCAACGAGCAGTATGGCATCTCCTGCAGGCGTTCAAGTGTCTCCGTCAACTCAGATGGTCTCCCCACATGCCCAGGAGTACCAACATCAGGCAGTGCTGAGTCAGATGGCTTATGTGAAAGCGGCTAAGAATTTTGTTGAACATTCACAG GCAAATATCAAACCACCCAAGGCACCTGCTAAACCAATCACAGCCTATATACGCTACAGCAAAGACAAGTACAAAGAAGTGAAATCCAAGTACCCAGATCTAGGGGTGGGCAGTATTGGCAGAATTATTGGTGCTCAGTGGCATGCCTTGACAGCAGAGGAGAAATCCAAGTATACCGAGGAGTATATGAAAGACAAG GAAAGATACCAGCAAGAAATGATGAAATATCATGAATCTGCGGAATATAAGGCTTATGCGAAAGCAAGAGCTTCTG TAGCAAAGCAGCTTGAAAAGGACAGGCAAAAATTGAAGAATATGGCGCCCACTACCTCCGCAGAGTACCCACTGAGAGTACCTCAACCTGCTTGGCTTGGTTTCCAGGGTTACAACAATCCTTCCTTGCCTACTAATcaaacttcttcttcttctgggaTGCAAAGCC CTTTGAGTGTATTGCCACACCCACTGACCAAGAATTTATTATCGTCACCGCCTACACCACCCTCACAGACTAGTGACCAAGATGTGATGCTTATTAGTCCAGGACACCCATCAACAG ATATACCAGACAGAATAATGGAAAAATCCTATAGATGTAACA AGTGTGGTTGTAGGTTCAAGCTCCAGTCGGAACATAAGTATCATATGACCCACTATCATTCAACGCAAACGGATATG
- the LOC140135701 gene encoding uncharacterized protein isoform X1, with translation MVMSNSASISVSASASCANKLIVSAEKAKEEAENFLQTIKEERAKTYKNSPDDLQIVREKSADKAAIMDTTTNKQTASPDLVKVKGLEGSKNEDAHEAKENVTKQLDTEIEQNPMKKLHKMSSELGYQIAPVVGYQATSPVIPVAGIHYMFTPSHIEQSAVATLRSSQFFGCMVCEKRSNTLYDAITHLRGHTGDKPFHCCFCNYVTAHELAIKNHFQLKHASHELPNDKDNEEQTSDKYDETINPPPAGPPAPPSHSSESDDVPPTNSANEDTTEKDPLQPEWPAFFANRRYIDFDFCISEKESKAVATFLKSGSYRCEVCNIKLSNRFGVTSHIRKHFNDKPYVCIHCKCTFDSANACVTHLDQYHKLGKLPPMYDPAVHVLAGVPSSPPSSVGKTETFSSETHQVSGIAEEKMQLEPQWPIHFAAKRDIDFTFTMSVFEKAALRKFFHAGVYLCDTCSFKCATRIDVTAHVRRHNKEKPYQCLHCSAGFDSAMPMMAHCDMHQKEDSSQTEVEENTSTPQQSPMPEATINESSDQDEDKKSAVMNSLGLYGMDSIKQEVKNTEVYQFPVRGKDYTVKESVYLLKLRAHLSTLSKFACEFCHTESPTVDEAIDHMALTHALPGGFRREFHCVMCTEKFSDEKFMRNHIVVHHTRSANMAEKLVISKSTTRQTGEEYLCLVCGKVTKTEWDSELHKRQCPGAQNEFFCTMCSFKSPSLGAMSTHCHMKHTTHLQLERDPFTGNYICTFCSLVWPQADEDAKAHSCKMNGIGTWYVCKDCNFTSVEKSVVLLHKLFYHSDRAEEFVLPGQLVNIAASKTETGSQKYEIGTADPSSDTTNQVASPVEMQASPTSSMASPAGVQVSPSTQMVSPHAQEYQHQAVLSQMAYVKAAKNFVEHSQANIKPPKAPAKPITAYIRYSKDKYKEVKSKYPDLGVGSIGRIIGAQWHALTAEEKSKYTEEYMKDKERYQQEMMKYHESAEYKAYAKARASVAKQLEKDRQKLKNMAPTTSAEYPLRVPQPAWLGFQGYNNPSLPTNQTSSSSGMQSPALSVLPHPLTKNLLSSPPTPPSQTSDQDVMLISPGHPSTDIPDRIMEKSYRCNKCGCRFKLQSEHKYHMTHYHSTQTDMKWEEQLQQMASPQSRESFQDQRRQMIAAQSYPAPSYSTNNMMAQPPSSFSQQPMPVPTGIFTSQFYEEQLASSADSAETDDNDVLEDMTSTTGSTMDERLDSATPITSSTSLQMPVIANVISLSE, from the exons ATGGTGATGTCGAATTCTGCATCTATATCTGTATCTGCATCTGCATCTTGTGCAAATAAGCTGATTGTCAGTGCAGAAAAGGCAAaagaagaagcagagaattttctGCAGACTATCAAAGAAGAACGTGCCAAAACGTACAAAAACAGTCCAGACGATTTACAGATTGTAAGAGAGAAAAGTGCTGATAAAGCAGCCATTATGGATACAACTACAAATAAGCAGACTGCTTCACCAGATCTTGTTAAAGTCAAAGGATTAGAAGGATCGAAAAATGAAGATGCCCACGAAGCCAAAGAGAATGTGACAAAGCAACTAGATACTGAGATTGAACAGAATCCTATGAAGAAGCTACACAAGATGTCTTCAGAGCTTGGTTACCAGATAGCACCTGTAGTTGGGTACCAGGCAACAAGTCCAGTCATCCCAGTTGCAGGCATTCATTATATGTTCACCCCAAGTCATATAGAACAATCCGCGGTCGCGACGCTACGCTCGTCACAATTCTTTGGCTGTATGGTTTGTGAGAAGAGGTCAAATACTTTATACGATGCCATTACTCATTTGAGAGGCCATACAGGTGATAAGCCGTTTCATTGCTGTTTTTGTAATTATGTCACGGCACACGAGCTGGCAATAAAAAACCATTTTCAGTTAAAGCATGCAAGTCATGAATTGCCAAATGACAAGGACAATGAAGAGCAAACTAGTGATAAATATGATGAAACTATTAATCCTCCTCCAGCCGGGCCTCCAGCTCCCCCATCTCACTCATCTGAAAGTGACGATGTACCACCTACCAATAGTGCAAATGAAGACACAACCGAGAAGGATCCCTTGCAGCCAGAATGGCCCGCATTCTTTGCCAATCGACGATATATCGACTTTGATTTCTGTATTAGTGAAAAGGAGAGCAAGGCAGTTGCCACGTTTCTGAAATCGGGCTCTTATAGATGTGAAGTGTGCAACATTAAGCTTAGTAATCGTTTTGGGGTTACCAGCCATATTCGCAAGCACTTTAATGACAAGCCGTACGTGTGCATTCATTGTAAATGCACGTTTGATTCTGCCAACGCATGCGTTACGCATCTTGATCAGTATCATAAACTGGGAAAACTGCCACCTATGTATGATCCTGCTGTGCATGTTCTTGCTGGTGTACCATCCTCTCCACCTTCTTCCGTTGGTAAGACCGAAACATTCAGCTCGGAGACACACCAAGTCAGTGGAATTGCTGAAGAAAAGATGCAGTTGGAGCCGCAATGGCCTATCCATTTTGCCGCAAAAAGAGATATCGATTTCACATTTACTATGAGTGTATTTGAAAAAGCAGCTCTGAGAAAATTCTTCCACGCAGGTGTGTATTTATGCGACACGTGTAGTTTCAAGTGCGCAACCAGGATCGATGTCACGGCTCACGTAAGACGTCACAATAAGGAAAAACCGTATCAATGTTTGCATTGTTCCGCTGGATTTGATTCAGCAATGCCTATGATGGCTCATTGCGATATGCATCAGAAGGAAGATAGCAGTCAAACAGAAGTAGAAGAGAACACATCCACTCCCCAGCAATCTCCAATGCCAGAAGCGACCATCAACGAAAGCTCAGATCAAGATGAAGACAAAAAGTCAGCAGTTATGAACAGCTTAGGCTTATACGGTATGGACTCCATAAAGCAGGAAGTTAAGAACACGGAAGTTTACCAGTTTCCGGTGAGAGGCAAAGATTATACTGTCAAAGAATCCGTATATCTGTTGAAGCTACGAGCTCATCTTAGCACGCTTTCCAAGTTCGCTTGCGAATTTTGTCATACAGAGTCCCCAACTGTAGATGAAGCTATAGACCATATGGCGCTAACACATGCTCTTCCGGGAGGATTCCGACGCGAGTTCCACTGCGTCATGTGCACAGAGAAATTCAGTGATGAGAAATTCATGCGAAATCACATAGTCGTCCATCATACGAGAAGCGCCAACATGGCTGAAAAACTTGTGATATCAAAGAGTACGACACGTCAAACCGGAGAGGAGTACCTGTGCCTTGTATGTGGTAAAGTTACTAAAACTGAATGGGATAGTGAGCTTCATAAAAGACAGTGCCCTGGAGCTCAGAATGAATTTTTCTGCACAATGTGTTCGTTTAAAAGTCCCTCTCTTGGAGCGATGTCCACACACTGCCACATGAAACATACTACTCATCTGCAGCTGGAAAGAGACCCTTTCACAGGAAACTATATATGTACATTTTGTAGCCTAGTATGGCCACAAGCTGACGAAGATGCAAAAGCGCATTCTTGCAAGATGAACGGTATCGGAACGTGGTACGTATGCAAAGACTGCAATTTTACAAGCGTGGAAAAATCAGTTGTGCTGTTGCATAAGTTGTTCTATCACAGCGATCGAGCCGAGGAATTTGTTTTACCGGGACAGTTGGTGAACATAGCCGCATCAAAAACAGAGACAGGAAGCCAGAAATATGAGATTGGCACTGCAGATCCTAGCAGTGACACCACCAACCAGGTGGCTTCTCCCGTTGAAATGCAAGCTTCACCAACGAGCAGTATGGCATCTCCTGCAGGCGTTCAAGTGTCTCCGTCAACTCAGATGGTCTCCCCACATGCCCAGGAGTACCAACATCAGGCAGTGCTGAGTCAGATGGCTTATGTGAAAGCGGCTAAGAATTTTGTTGAACATTCACAG GCAAATATCAAACCACCCAAGGCACCTGCTAAACCAATCACAGCCTATATACGCTACAGCAAAGACAAGTACAAAGAAGTGAAATCCAAGTACCCAGATCTAGGGGTGGGCAGTATTGGCAGAATTATTGGTGCTCAGTGGCATGCCTTGACAGCAGAGGAGAAATCCAAGTATACCGAGGAGTATATGAAAGACAAG GAAAGATACCAGCAAGAAATGATGAAATATCATGAATCTGCGGAATATAAGGCTTATGCGAAAGCAAGAGCTTCTG TAGCAAAGCAGCTTGAAAAGGACAGGCAAAAATTGAAGAATATGGCGCCCACTACCTCCGCAGAGTACCCACTGAGAGTACCTCAACCTGCTTGGCTTGGTTTCCAGGGTTACAACAATCCTTCCTTGCCTACTAATcaaacttcttcttcttctgggaTGCAAAGCC CAGCTTTGAGTGTATTGCCACACCCACTGACCAAGAATTTATTATCGTCACCGCCTACACCACCCTCACAGACTAGTGACCAAGATGTGATGCTTATTAGTCCAGGACACCCATCAACAG ATATACCAGACAGAATAATGGAAAAATCCTATAGATGTAACA AGTGTGGTTGTAGGTTCAAGCTCCAGTCGGAACATAAGTATCATATGACCCACTATCATTCAACGCAAACGGATATG